The following coding sequences are from one Alosa alosa isolate M-15738 ecotype Scorff River chromosome 13, AALO_Geno_1.1, whole genome shotgun sequence window:
- the kiaa0319 gene encoding dyslexia-associated protein KIAA0319 isoform X2, producing the protein MKVGLFLFLCPILHVMKDALASQCWQAATFSESIISPDLKSSSILRVPKALSLAQCAGACCELPGCDLAWLFERRCYVLSCRRQDDCAPKQRHGADSYLAFLQRRPPQTLVLQSLVRAGAGAEPFPAGRWHQLPARPHALQDSLKDLALLQGERGFEGPELEYPDSYRGVEEEELDRDVNVDADADSLNEGLVGLLDWPDIQGSREALNLSDIEDGKEELQSTPPDPQGSSSSLVQPSASSVMSNGSGPSPSDPQPTLRPSVSAPADLNVSVSGVEHLSNISSTNTEPTALSQNFSAYLVQLSSQTRTSSPTHNLLTASSTTPQTTPVEPVRTLLVSIEGPVEITLPINTVELRGSVSPAPQPESSYSYRWSWVSLPEGHKEEMEGEYSKNVKISGLSAGLYAVKVTVSGEHLYGESVVNITVHSDVNNSPKAIVYPPAQHLTFPVDLVIINGSESTDDGRDIVTYHWEQVAGPLLANGSSAETPILLLHNLEPGQYTFKLTVTDAQGLADSATASVSVASQPQDRPPVASAGPDEVITLPLDHLILRGNQSSDDQGVISYLWALHPSSQSRVVTMQGVQEPFLQLSGLQEGRYTFQLTVTDSSGQEDSNTATVTVLPENTAPVAVAGPDRQLILPVNSVTLDGSSSTDDQGIASFHWDTVSGPPGSKIQDANKAVTMATGLRAGSHKFLLTVKDQQGATDTAAFTVTVKEVRSLPLVAHASGSHTLTLPNNSLVLCGSVSNAGPVNVSFLWVRDEQSPAAGDILYGSERMSSLYLANLVEGTYLFQLRVSDALGRSSSATATVEVRPDPREREEVELELQVGVAQVSQQQRSTVLRQLAALLHVLDADIALKGLHGQSDISTVMRFSVQGSDGTIPGPQLAKMLRNQLLREKTDFLLFKVLRVDTVMCLLHCSGRGQCDPVSKACACDPLWMENPFQRLLEDGESNCEWNVLYVVLSLFLGFVLILSVSWTCFCCCKRSRRTKVRKKTKYTILDNMDEQERMELRPKYHIKHRSTEHNSSLMMSESEFDSEQDTIFSHERSDRPRNRSNGATRNGDAFSFRPVDG; encoded by the exons ATGAAAGTTGGACTTTTCCTGTTCCTCTGTCCAATCCTGCATGTCATGAAAG ATGCACTGGCCAGCCAGTGTTGGCAAGCAGCCACCTTCTCTGAGTCCATCATCTCCCCTGACCTGAAGAGCAGCAGCATCCTGCGCGTGCCCAAGGCCTTGTCTCTGGCCCAGTGTGCGGGCGCCTGCTGCGAGCTGCCGGGCTGCGACCTGGCGTGGCTGTTCGAGCGCCGCTGCTACGTGCTGAGCTGCCGGCGGCAGGACGACTGCGCGCCCAAGCAGCGCCACGGCGCCGACTCCTACCTGGCCTTCCTGCAGCGCCGCCCGCCGCAGACGCTGGTGCTGCAGTCGCTGGTGCGCGCCGGAGCTGGAGCCGAGCCCTTCCCCGCCGGCCGCTGGCACCAGCTGCCAGCGCGCCCCCACGCCCTCCAGGACTCGCTGAAGGACCTGGCACTGCTGCAGGGGGAGCGGGGCTTCGAGGGCCCAGAGCTGGAGTACCCGGACAGCTacaggggggtggaggaggaggagttggaCAGGGACGTGAATGTGGATGCGGACGCGGACAGCTTAAATGAAGGGCTGGTGGGGCTCCTAGACTGGCCGGACATCCAGGGCTCGAGAGAGGCCCTGAACCTCTCAGACATTGAAGATGGTAAGGAGGAGCTGCAGAGCACTCCGCCGGATCCTCAAGGAAGCAGCAGTAGCCTCGTCCAGCCCAGCGCCTCCTCAGTGATGAGCAATGGAAGTGGGCCATCTCCGAGTGACCCACAGCCCACCCTAAGGCCCTCTGTGTCTGCTCCAGCAGACCTGAATGTGAGCGTAAGT GGGGTTGAACATCTATCCAACATTTCCTCCACCAACACCGAGCCGACTGCCTTGTCGCAGAACTTCAGTGCGTATCTTGTCCAGCTGTCGAGTCAAACGAGGACATCGTCTCCTACTCACAATCTGCTAACTGCGTCCAGCACTACACCTCAGACAACGCCTGTGGAACCTG TAAGAACCCTGCTGGTGTCAATTGAAGGTCCTGTGGAGATTACACTCCCTATCAACACTGTGGAACTGAGAGGCTCAGTCTCCCCAGCACCTCAACCAG AGAGCTCTTACTCATACAGATGGAGCTGGGTTAGCTTGCCTGAAGGCCACAAAGAGGAGATGGAAGGGGAGTACAGCAAGAATGTAAAGATCAGTGGG CTCTCTGCAGGCCTGTACGCAGTGAAGGTGACTGTGAGTGGAGAACATCTCTATGGGGAGAGTGTGGTCAACATTACAGTGCACTCAG ATGTGAACAACTCTCCAAAAGCCATTGTCTACCCACCAGCACAGCACCTGACCTTCCCAGTGGATCTGGTCATCATCAATGGCAGTG agAGCACAGATGATGGCAGGGATATCGTCACCTACCACTGGGAGCAGGTGGCCGGCCCCCTGCTGGCCAACGGGAGCTCGGCAGAGACGCCTATTCTCCTTCTGCACAACCTGGAGCCTGGACAGTACACCTTCAA GCTGACGGTGACAGACGCTCAGGGATTGGCTGACAGCGCCACCGCCTCTGTAAGCGTGGCCAGTCAGCCACAGGACCGCCCCCCGGTGGCTAGCGCGGGTCCCGACGAGGTCATCACCCTGCCCCTGGACCACCTGATCCTCAGGGGGAACCAGAGTAGCGACGACCAGGGGGTCATCAGCTACCTGTGGGCCCTACACCCCAGCAGCCAGAGCAGAGTGGTCACCATGCAG GGAGTGCAAGAGCCATTCCTTCAGCTCTCTGGGCTGCAGGAGGGCCGGTACACATTCCAGCTGACCGTCACAGACTCCTCCGGACAGGAGGACTCCAACACTGCCACTGTCACCGTACTGCCCG agaaCACTGCCCCGGTGGCTGTGGCGGGCCCTGACAGGCAGCTGATCCTCCCTGTCAACAGTGTCACTCTGgacggcagcagcagcacagatgACCAGGGCATTGCCAGCTTTCACTGGGACACCGTCAG TGGTCCACCGGGGTCAAAAATCCAGGATGCAAATAAGGcagtaaccatggcaacaggCCTTAGAGCAGGAAGCCACAAGTTCCTGCTTACTGTGAAAGACCAGCAGGGGGCAACAGACACTGCTGCCTTTACGGTCACTGTCAAAGAAG TCAGAAGTCTGCCCCTGGTGGCCCACGCCAGCGGCAGTCACACACTGACCCTGCCCAACAACTCTCTGGTCCTCTGCGGCTCCGTGTCCAATGCTGGCCCAGTTAACGTCTCATTCCTGTGGGTCAGAGATGAGCAGAGCCCAGCTGCTGGG GACATCCTGTACGGCTCCGAGCGGATGTCCTCTCTGTACCTGGCCAACCTGGTGGAGGGCACCTACCTGTTCCAGCTGCGTGTGAGCGATGCCCTGGGAAGATCCAGCTCAGCCACCGCCACTGTGGAAGTGCGTCCCG ACCCGCGTGAAAGGGAGGAGGTGGAGCTTGAGCTGCAGGTGGGCGTGGCCCAGGTGAGTCAGCAGCAGAGGAGCACGGTGCTCAGACAGCTGGCAGCTCTGCTGCATGTGTTGGACGCTGACATCGCCCTCAAAGGCCTGCATGGCCAATCAGACATCAG CACAGTAATGAGGTTCTCAGTCCAAGGATCAGATGGAACTATACCGGGACCTCAGCTTGCCAAGATGCTGCGGAATCAGCTACTGcgagaaaagacagatttccTGCTTTTCAAAGTGCTCAGAGTCGACACAGTCA TGTGCCTGCTACACTGCTCTGGGCGAGGTCAGTGTGACCCCGTCTCTAAGGCATGTGCCTGCGACCCCCTCTGGATGGAGAACCCCTTCCAGCGCCTcctggaggatggagagagcaaCTGCG AGTGGAATGTGCTCTATGTGGTTCTGTCTTTATTTCTGGGTTTCGTCCTCATCCTCTCAGTCAGCTGGACCTGCTTCTGCTGCTGTAAAAG GAGCAGACGCACTAAAGTGAGGAAGAAAACAAAGTACACCATTCTGGACAACATGGACGAACAGGAGAGGATGGAGCTGAGGCCAAAATACC ACATCAAACACAGGAGCACAGAGCACAACTCTAGCCTAATGATGTCCGAGTCGGAGTTCGACAGCGAGCAGGACACCATCTTCAGCCACGAGAGGTCTGACCGGCCTAGGAACCGCTCCAATGGTGCCACCAGGAATGGAGACGCGTTCAGCTTCCGGCCAGTGGACGGCTGA
- the kiaa0319 gene encoding dyslexia-associated protein KIAA0319 isoform X1 codes for MKVGLFLFLCPILHVMKDALASQCWQAATFSESIISPDLKSSSILRVPKALSLAQCAGACCELPGCDLAWLFERRCYVLSCRRQDDCAPKQRHGADSYLAFLQRRPPQTLVLQSLVRAGAGAEPFPAGRWHQLPARPHALQDSLKDLALLQGERGFEGPELEYPDSYRGVEEEELDRDVNVDADADSLNEGLVGLLDWPDIQGSREALNLSDIEDGKEELQSTPPDPQGSSSSLVQPSASSVMSNGSGPSPSDPQPTLRPSVSAPADLNVSVSGVEHLSNISSTNTEPTALSQNFSAYLVQLSSQTRTSSPTHNLLTASSTTPQTTPVEPVRTLLVSIEGPVEITLPINTVELRGSVSPAPQPESSYSYRWSWVSLPEGHKEEMEGEYSKNVKISGLSAGLYAVKVTVSGEHLYGESVVNITVHSEDVNNSPKAIVYPPAQHLTFPVDLVIINGSESTDDGRDIVTYHWEQVAGPLLANGSSAETPILLLHNLEPGQYTFKLTVTDAQGLADSATASVSVASQPQDRPPVASAGPDEVITLPLDHLILRGNQSSDDQGVISYLWALHPSSQSRVVTMQGVQEPFLQLSGLQEGRYTFQLTVTDSSGQEDSNTATVTVLPENTAPVAVAGPDRQLILPVNSVTLDGSSSTDDQGIASFHWDTVSGPPGSKIQDANKAVTMATGLRAGSHKFLLTVKDQQGATDTAAFTVTVKEVRSLPLVAHASGSHTLTLPNNSLVLCGSVSNAGPVNVSFLWVRDEQSPAAGDILYGSERMSSLYLANLVEGTYLFQLRVSDALGRSSSATATVEVRPDPREREEVELELQVGVAQVSQQQRSTVLRQLAALLHVLDADIALKGLHGQSDISTVMRFSVQGSDGTIPGPQLAKMLRNQLLREKTDFLLFKVLRVDTVMCLLHCSGRGQCDPVSKACACDPLWMENPFQRLLEDGESNCEWNVLYVVLSLFLGFVLILSVSWTCFCCCKRSRRTKVRKKTKYTILDNMDEQERMELRPKYHIKHRSTEHNSSLMMSESEFDSEQDTIFSHERSDRPRNRSNGATRNGDAFSFRPVDG; via the exons ATGAAAGTTGGACTTTTCCTGTTCCTCTGTCCAATCCTGCATGTCATGAAAG ATGCACTGGCCAGCCAGTGTTGGCAAGCAGCCACCTTCTCTGAGTCCATCATCTCCCCTGACCTGAAGAGCAGCAGCATCCTGCGCGTGCCCAAGGCCTTGTCTCTGGCCCAGTGTGCGGGCGCCTGCTGCGAGCTGCCGGGCTGCGACCTGGCGTGGCTGTTCGAGCGCCGCTGCTACGTGCTGAGCTGCCGGCGGCAGGACGACTGCGCGCCCAAGCAGCGCCACGGCGCCGACTCCTACCTGGCCTTCCTGCAGCGCCGCCCGCCGCAGACGCTGGTGCTGCAGTCGCTGGTGCGCGCCGGAGCTGGAGCCGAGCCCTTCCCCGCCGGCCGCTGGCACCAGCTGCCAGCGCGCCCCCACGCCCTCCAGGACTCGCTGAAGGACCTGGCACTGCTGCAGGGGGAGCGGGGCTTCGAGGGCCCAGAGCTGGAGTACCCGGACAGCTacaggggggtggaggaggaggagttggaCAGGGACGTGAATGTGGATGCGGACGCGGACAGCTTAAATGAAGGGCTGGTGGGGCTCCTAGACTGGCCGGACATCCAGGGCTCGAGAGAGGCCCTGAACCTCTCAGACATTGAAGATGGTAAGGAGGAGCTGCAGAGCACTCCGCCGGATCCTCAAGGAAGCAGCAGTAGCCTCGTCCAGCCCAGCGCCTCCTCAGTGATGAGCAATGGAAGTGGGCCATCTCCGAGTGACCCACAGCCCACCCTAAGGCCCTCTGTGTCTGCTCCAGCAGACCTGAATGTGAGCGTAAGT GGGGTTGAACATCTATCCAACATTTCCTCCACCAACACCGAGCCGACTGCCTTGTCGCAGAACTTCAGTGCGTATCTTGTCCAGCTGTCGAGTCAAACGAGGACATCGTCTCCTACTCACAATCTGCTAACTGCGTCCAGCACTACACCTCAGACAACGCCTGTGGAACCTG TAAGAACCCTGCTGGTGTCAATTGAAGGTCCTGTGGAGATTACACTCCCTATCAACACTGTGGAACTGAGAGGCTCAGTCTCCCCAGCACCTCAACCAG AGAGCTCTTACTCATACAGATGGAGCTGGGTTAGCTTGCCTGAAGGCCACAAAGAGGAGATGGAAGGGGAGTACAGCAAGAATGTAAAGATCAGTGGG CTCTCTGCAGGCCTGTACGCAGTGAAGGTGACTGTGAGTGGAGAACATCTCTATGGGGAGAGTGTGGTCAACATTACAGTGCACTCAG AAGATGTGAACAACTCTCCAAAAGCCATTGTCTACCCACCAGCACAGCACCTGACCTTCCCAGTGGATCTGGTCATCATCAATGGCAGTG agAGCACAGATGATGGCAGGGATATCGTCACCTACCACTGGGAGCAGGTGGCCGGCCCCCTGCTGGCCAACGGGAGCTCGGCAGAGACGCCTATTCTCCTTCTGCACAACCTGGAGCCTGGACAGTACACCTTCAA GCTGACGGTGACAGACGCTCAGGGATTGGCTGACAGCGCCACCGCCTCTGTAAGCGTGGCCAGTCAGCCACAGGACCGCCCCCCGGTGGCTAGCGCGGGTCCCGACGAGGTCATCACCCTGCCCCTGGACCACCTGATCCTCAGGGGGAACCAGAGTAGCGACGACCAGGGGGTCATCAGCTACCTGTGGGCCCTACACCCCAGCAGCCAGAGCAGAGTGGTCACCATGCAG GGAGTGCAAGAGCCATTCCTTCAGCTCTCTGGGCTGCAGGAGGGCCGGTACACATTCCAGCTGACCGTCACAGACTCCTCCGGACAGGAGGACTCCAACACTGCCACTGTCACCGTACTGCCCG agaaCACTGCCCCGGTGGCTGTGGCGGGCCCTGACAGGCAGCTGATCCTCCCTGTCAACAGTGTCACTCTGgacggcagcagcagcacagatgACCAGGGCATTGCCAGCTTTCACTGGGACACCGTCAG TGGTCCACCGGGGTCAAAAATCCAGGATGCAAATAAGGcagtaaccatggcaacaggCCTTAGAGCAGGAAGCCACAAGTTCCTGCTTACTGTGAAAGACCAGCAGGGGGCAACAGACACTGCTGCCTTTACGGTCACTGTCAAAGAAG TCAGAAGTCTGCCCCTGGTGGCCCACGCCAGCGGCAGTCACACACTGACCCTGCCCAACAACTCTCTGGTCCTCTGCGGCTCCGTGTCCAATGCTGGCCCAGTTAACGTCTCATTCCTGTGGGTCAGAGATGAGCAGAGCCCAGCTGCTGGG GACATCCTGTACGGCTCCGAGCGGATGTCCTCTCTGTACCTGGCCAACCTGGTGGAGGGCACCTACCTGTTCCAGCTGCGTGTGAGCGATGCCCTGGGAAGATCCAGCTCAGCCACCGCCACTGTGGAAGTGCGTCCCG ACCCGCGTGAAAGGGAGGAGGTGGAGCTTGAGCTGCAGGTGGGCGTGGCCCAGGTGAGTCAGCAGCAGAGGAGCACGGTGCTCAGACAGCTGGCAGCTCTGCTGCATGTGTTGGACGCTGACATCGCCCTCAAAGGCCTGCATGGCCAATCAGACATCAG CACAGTAATGAGGTTCTCAGTCCAAGGATCAGATGGAACTATACCGGGACCTCAGCTTGCCAAGATGCTGCGGAATCAGCTACTGcgagaaaagacagatttccTGCTTTTCAAAGTGCTCAGAGTCGACACAGTCA TGTGCCTGCTACACTGCTCTGGGCGAGGTCAGTGTGACCCCGTCTCTAAGGCATGTGCCTGCGACCCCCTCTGGATGGAGAACCCCTTCCAGCGCCTcctggaggatggagagagcaaCTGCG AGTGGAATGTGCTCTATGTGGTTCTGTCTTTATTTCTGGGTTTCGTCCTCATCCTCTCAGTCAGCTGGACCTGCTTCTGCTGCTGTAAAAG GAGCAGACGCACTAAAGTGAGGAAGAAAACAAAGTACACCATTCTGGACAACATGGACGAACAGGAGAGGATGGAGCTGAGGCCAAAATACC ACATCAAACACAGGAGCACAGAGCACAACTCTAGCCTAATGATGTCCGAGTCGGAGTTCGACAGCGAGCAGGACACCATCTTCAGCCACGAGAGGTCTGACCGGCCTAGGAACCGCTCCAATGGTGCCACCAGGAATGGAGACGCGTTCAGCTTCCGGCCAGTGGACGGCTGA
- the kiaa0319 gene encoding dyslexia-associated protein KIAA0319 isoform X3, producing the protein MKVGLFLFLCPILHVMKDALASQCWQAATFSESIISPDLKSSSILRVPKALSLAQCAGACCELPGCDLAWLFERRCYVLSCRRQDDCAPKQRHGADSYLAFLQRRPPQTLVLQSLVRAGAGAEPFPAGRWHQLPARPHALQDSLKDLALLQGERGFEGPELEYPDSYRGVEEEELDRDVNVDADADSLNEGLVGLLDWPDIQGSREALNLSDIEDGKEELQSTPPDPQGSSSSLVQPSASSVMSNGSGPSPSDPQPTLRPSVSAPADLNVSGVEHLSNISSTNTEPTALSQNFSAYLVQLSSQTRTSSPTHNLLTASSTTPQTTPVEPVRTLLVSIEGPVEITLPINTVELRGSVSPAPQPESSYSYRWSWVSLPEGHKEEMEGEYSKNVKISGLSAGLYAVKVTVSGEHLYGESVVNITVHSEDVNNSPKAIVYPPAQHLTFPVDLVIINGSESTDDGRDIVTYHWEQVAGPLLANGSSAETPILLLHNLEPGQYTFKLTVTDAQGLADSATASVSVASQPQDRPPVASAGPDEVITLPLDHLILRGNQSSDDQGVISYLWALHPSSQSRVVTMQGVQEPFLQLSGLQEGRYTFQLTVTDSSGQEDSNTATVTVLPENTAPVAVAGPDRQLILPVNSVTLDGSSSTDDQGIASFHWDTVSGPPGSKIQDANKAVTMATGLRAGSHKFLLTVKDQQGATDTAAFTVTVKEVRSLPLVAHASGSHTLTLPNNSLVLCGSVSNAGPVNVSFLWVRDEQSPAAGDILYGSERMSSLYLANLVEGTYLFQLRVSDALGRSSSATATVEVRPDPREREEVELELQVGVAQVSQQQRSTVLRQLAALLHVLDADIALKGLHGQSDISTVMRFSVQGSDGTIPGPQLAKMLRNQLLREKTDFLLFKVLRVDTVMCLLHCSGRGQCDPVSKACACDPLWMENPFQRLLEDGESNCEWNVLYVVLSLFLGFVLILSVSWTCFCCCKRSRRTKVRKKTKYTILDNMDEQERMELRPKYHIKHRSTEHNSSLMMSESEFDSEQDTIFSHERSDRPRNRSNGATRNGDAFSFRPVDG; encoded by the exons ATGAAAGTTGGACTTTTCCTGTTCCTCTGTCCAATCCTGCATGTCATGAAAG ATGCACTGGCCAGCCAGTGTTGGCAAGCAGCCACCTTCTCTGAGTCCATCATCTCCCCTGACCTGAAGAGCAGCAGCATCCTGCGCGTGCCCAAGGCCTTGTCTCTGGCCCAGTGTGCGGGCGCCTGCTGCGAGCTGCCGGGCTGCGACCTGGCGTGGCTGTTCGAGCGCCGCTGCTACGTGCTGAGCTGCCGGCGGCAGGACGACTGCGCGCCCAAGCAGCGCCACGGCGCCGACTCCTACCTGGCCTTCCTGCAGCGCCGCCCGCCGCAGACGCTGGTGCTGCAGTCGCTGGTGCGCGCCGGAGCTGGAGCCGAGCCCTTCCCCGCCGGCCGCTGGCACCAGCTGCCAGCGCGCCCCCACGCCCTCCAGGACTCGCTGAAGGACCTGGCACTGCTGCAGGGGGAGCGGGGCTTCGAGGGCCCAGAGCTGGAGTACCCGGACAGCTacaggggggtggaggaggaggagttggaCAGGGACGTGAATGTGGATGCGGACGCGGACAGCTTAAATGAAGGGCTGGTGGGGCTCCTAGACTGGCCGGACATCCAGGGCTCGAGAGAGGCCCTGAACCTCTCAGACATTGAAGATGGTAAGGAGGAGCTGCAGAGCACTCCGCCGGATCCTCAAGGAAGCAGCAGTAGCCTCGTCCAGCCCAGCGCCTCCTCAGTGATGAGCAATGGAAGTGGGCCATCTCCGAGTGACCCACAGCCCACCCTAAGGCCCTCTGTGTCTGCTCCAGCAGACCTGAATGTGAGC GGGGTTGAACATCTATCCAACATTTCCTCCACCAACACCGAGCCGACTGCCTTGTCGCAGAACTTCAGTGCGTATCTTGTCCAGCTGTCGAGTCAAACGAGGACATCGTCTCCTACTCACAATCTGCTAACTGCGTCCAGCACTACACCTCAGACAACGCCTGTGGAACCTG TAAGAACCCTGCTGGTGTCAATTGAAGGTCCTGTGGAGATTACACTCCCTATCAACACTGTGGAACTGAGAGGCTCAGTCTCCCCAGCACCTCAACCAG AGAGCTCTTACTCATACAGATGGAGCTGGGTTAGCTTGCCTGAAGGCCACAAAGAGGAGATGGAAGGGGAGTACAGCAAGAATGTAAAGATCAGTGGG CTCTCTGCAGGCCTGTACGCAGTGAAGGTGACTGTGAGTGGAGAACATCTCTATGGGGAGAGTGTGGTCAACATTACAGTGCACTCAG AAGATGTGAACAACTCTCCAAAAGCCATTGTCTACCCACCAGCACAGCACCTGACCTTCCCAGTGGATCTGGTCATCATCAATGGCAGTG agAGCACAGATGATGGCAGGGATATCGTCACCTACCACTGGGAGCAGGTGGCCGGCCCCCTGCTGGCCAACGGGAGCTCGGCAGAGACGCCTATTCTCCTTCTGCACAACCTGGAGCCTGGACAGTACACCTTCAA GCTGACGGTGACAGACGCTCAGGGATTGGCTGACAGCGCCACCGCCTCTGTAAGCGTGGCCAGTCAGCCACAGGACCGCCCCCCGGTGGCTAGCGCGGGTCCCGACGAGGTCATCACCCTGCCCCTGGACCACCTGATCCTCAGGGGGAACCAGAGTAGCGACGACCAGGGGGTCATCAGCTACCTGTGGGCCCTACACCCCAGCAGCCAGAGCAGAGTGGTCACCATGCAG GGAGTGCAAGAGCCATTCCTTCAGCTCTCTGGGCTGCAGGAGGGCCGGTACACATTCCAGCTGACCGTCACAGACTCCTCCGGACAGGAGGACTCCAACACTGCCACTGTCACCGTACTGCCCG agaaCACTGCCCCGGTGGCTGTGGCGGGCCCTGACAGGCAGCTGATCCTCCCTGTCAACAGTGTCACTCTGgacggcagcagcagcacagatgACCAGGGCATTGCCAGCTTTCACTGGGACACCGTCAG TGGTCCACCGGGGTCAAAAATCCAGGATGCAAATAAGGcagtaaccatggcaacaggCCTTAGAGCAGGAAGCCACAAGTTCCTGCTTACTGTGAAAGACCAGCAGGGGGCAACAGACACTGCTGCCTTTACGGTCACTGTCAAAGAAG TCAGAAGTCTGCCCCTGGTGGCCCACGCCAGCGGCAGTCACACACTGACCCTGCCCAACAACTCTCTGGTCCTCTGCGGCTCCGTGTCCAATGCTGGCCCAGTTAACGTCTCATTCCTGTGGGTCAGAGATGAGCAGAGCCCAGCTGCTGGG GACATCCTGTACGGCTCCGAGCGGATGTCCTCTCTGTACCTGGCCAACCTGGTGGAGGGCACCTACCTGTTCCAGCTGCGTGTGAGCGATGCCCTGGGAAGATCCAGCTCAGCCACCGCCACTGTGGAAGTGCGTCCCG ACCCGCGTGAAAGGGAGGAGGTGGAGCTTGAGCTGCAGGTGGGCGTGGCCCAGGTGAGTCAGCAGCAGAGGAGCACGGTGCTCAGACAGCTGGCAGCTCTGCTGCATGTGTTGGACGCTGACATCGCCCTCAAAGGCCTGCATGGCCAATCAGACATCAG CACAGTAATGAGGTTCTCAGTCCAAGGATCAGATGGAACTATACCGGGACCTCAGCTTGCCAAGATGCTGCGGAATCAGCTACTGcgagaaaagacagatttccTGCTTTTCAAAGTGCTCAGAGTCGACACAGTCA TGTGCCTGCTACACTGCTCTGGGCGAGGTCAGTGTGACCCCGTCTCTAAGGCATGTGCCTGCGACCCCCTCTGGATGGAGAACCCCTTCCAGCGCCTcctggaggatggagagagcaaCTGCG AGTGGAATGTGCTCTATGTGGTTCTGTCTTTATTTCTGGGTTTCGTCCTCATCCTCTCAGTCAGCTGGACCTGCTTCTGCTGCTGTAAAAG GAGCAGACGCACTAAAGTGAGGAAGAAAACAAAGTACACCATTCTGGACAACATGGACGAACAGGAGAGGATGGAGCTGAGGCCAAAATACC ACATCAAACACAGGAGCACAGAGCACAACTCTAGCCTAATGATGTCCGAGTCGGAGTTCGACAGCGAGCAGGACACCATCTTCAGCCACGAGAGGTCTGACCGGCCTAGGAACCGCTCCAATGGTGCCACCAGGAATGGAGACGCGTTCAGCTTCCGGCCAGTGGACGGCTGA